Proteins encoded together in one Variovorax paradoxus window:
- a CDS encoding rhodanese-related sulfurtransferase, giving the protein MTTTATFPLLPFAAVRARLLAREETALLDVREEDPFAQEHPLWAANLPLSRIEIEAWRRIPRRSTFIVLYGTHGGIDLAPLAAQTLAALGYTNVHLLEGGLEGWRAAGGELFRDVNVPSKSFGELVEHERHTPSLSAPEVKALVEGKANVVVLDARRFDEYQTMSIPSATSVPGAELVLRVRELAPDPATQVIVNCAGRTRSIIGTQSLVNAGIPNPVTALRNGTIGWKLAGQVLDHGASRRAPGTVTDATRAQAQADARRVADKAGVRRIALDALHTLEAPDRTLYRFDVRTPEEYEAGHLPGFASAPGGQLVQETDHQVPVRGARIVLADDDGVRASMSASWLAQMGWEVYVPDAVPAASSFTETAAPAPVYPPVAPAVAEIEPKALAALLSQPGTAVIDVTTSANYVKRHIPGAWYAIRAQLAQAIGTAIPPSQRYVLTCGSSLLARYAAADLRALLDARGQGDAEVLVLAGGNAAWFAAGLEAESGETRLATPRTDRYRRPYEGTDAPAEAMQAYLDWEFGLVAQLARDGTHHFHVI; this is encoded by the coding sequence ATGACGACCACTGCCACCTTTCCCCTGCTGCCCTTTGCCGCCGTGCGCGCGCGCCTGCTCGCACGCGAAGAAACCGCGCTGCTCGACGTGCGCGAAGAAGATCCCTTCGCGCAGGAACATCCGCTGTGGGCCGCCAACCTGCCGCTCTCGCGCATCGAGATCGAAGCCTGGCGGCGCATTCCGCGGCGCAGCACCTTCATCGTGCTCTACGGCACGCACGGCGGCATCGACCTGGCGCCGCTTGCCGCGCAAACACTGGCCGCGCTCGGCTACACCAACGTGCACCTGCTCGAAGGCGGACTCGAAGGCTGGCGCGCGGCCGGCGGCGAGTTGTTTCGCGACGTGAACGTGCCGAGCAAGTCTTTCGGCGAACTGGTCGAGCATGAGCGTCACACGCCATCGCTTTCCGCTCCCGAAGTGAAGGCACTGGTCGAGGGCAAGGCGAACGTGGTGGTGCTCGATGCGCGCCGCTTCGACGAATACCAGACCATGAGCATCCCCTCGGCCACCAGCGTACCCGGCGCGGAGCTGGTGCTGCGCGTGCGGGAGCTCGCGCCCGACCCGGCCACGCAAGTGATCGTCAACTGCGCGGGCCGCACGCGCAGCATCATCGGCACGCAATCGCTGGTGAACGCGGGCATTCCGAATCCGGTGACAGCCCTGCGCAACGGCACCATCGGCTGGAAGCTCGCGGGACAGGTGCTCGACCACGGCGCCAGCCGCCGCGCGCCCGGTACGGTGACCGATGCGACCCGCGCACAGGCGCAGGCCGATGCACGCCGCGTGGCCGACAAGGCCGGCGTGCGCCGCATCGCGCTCGACGCGCTGCACACGCTCGAAGCACCGGATCGCACGCTCTACCGCTTCGACGTGCGCACACCCGAGGAGTACGAGGCCGGCCACCTGCCCGGCTTTGCAAGCGCACCCGGCGGGCAGCTGGTGCAGGAAACCGACCATCAGGTGCCGGTGCGCGGCGCACGCATCGTGCTGGCGGACGACGACGGAGTGCGCGCATCGATGAGCGCATCGTGGCTCGCGCAGATGGGCTGGGAGGTGTACGTACCCGATGCGGTGCCCGCGGCTTCGTCGTTCACTGAAACTGCGGCGCCTGCGCCTGTCTATCCACCTGTTGCGCCAGCCGTCGCCGAGATCGAGCCGAAGGCGCTGGCAGCGCTGCTCTCGCAGCCCGGCACCGCGGTGATCGACGTGACCACCAGCGCCAACTACGTGAAGCGGCACATTCCCGGCGCCTGGTATGCCATTCGCGCGCAACTGGCGCAGGCCATCGGCACTGCAATCCCACCATCGCAGCGCTATGTGCTCACCTGCGGCAGCAGCCTGCTCGCGCGCTATGCCGCAGCCGATTTGCGCGCCCTGCTCGATGCGCGCGGCCAAGGCGATGCGGAAGTGCTGGTGCTGGCTGGCGGCAACGCCGCGTGGTTTGCTGCGGGCCTTGAGGCCGAATCCGGCGAGACGCGGCTGGCCACGCCGCGCACCGACCGCTACCGCCGCCCCTACGAAGGCACCGATGCGCCCGCCGAAGCGATGCAAGCGTATCTCGATTGGGAATTCGGGCTGGTGGCGCAACTGGCGCGCGACGGGACGCATCACTTTCACGTGATCTGA
- a CDS encoding DEAD/DEAH box helicase, which yields MTSSFSNLSLAEPLARAVAEMGYETMTPIQEQAIPVVLSGQDVMGAAQTGTGKTAAFSLPLLQRMLKHENASTSPARHPVRALVLLPTRELADQVAQQVKLYAKYTNLRSTVVFGGIDMKPQTLELKKGVEVLVATPGRLLDHIEAKNAVLNQVEYVVLDEADRMLDIGFLPDLQRILSYLPKQRTTLLFSATFSPEIKRLASSYLQNPVTIEVARPNETASTVEQHFYSVSDDDKRRALKQIVKQRGITQAFVFVNSKLGCARLARSLERDGLRTTALHGDKSQDERLKALASFKAGEVDLLVCTDVAARGLDIKDVPAVFNFDIPFNAEDYVHRIGRTGRAGASGLAVSFASGGNDARLVADIEKLIKKKIELEPVEFEEDKPRGRINDGRRHWREEGEAGDARDVLDQPRERSSIGADARRGGGRPHRAPSAPRDPFFDKPYEPGEREAAPDWEAAAKAAPARGISSNIKTKRKVAALFKSAETN from the coding sequence AAATGGGCTACGAGACCATGACTCCCATCCAGGAGCAGGCCATTCCGGTCGTGCTTTCGGGGCAGGACGTGATGGGGGCCGCGCAGACCGGCACCGGCAAGACCGCGGCGTTTTCGCTGCCGCTGCTGCAGCGCATGCTCAAGCACGAGAACGCCTCTACCTCGCCCGCGCGGCACCCGGTGCGTGCGCTGGTGCTGCTGCCCACGCGCGAGCTGGCCGACCAGGTGGCCCAGCAGGTCAAGCTGTACGCCAAGTACACCAACCTGCGCAGCACGGTGGTGTTCGGCGGCATCGACATGAAGCCGCAGACACTCGAGCTCAAGAAGGGCGTCGAAGTGTTGGTGGCCACGCCGGGCCGGCTGCTCGACCACATCGAGGCCAAGAACGCGGTGCTCAACCAGGTGGAGTACGTGGTGCTCGACGAGGCTGACCGCATGCTGGACATCGGCTTTCTGCCCGACCTGCAGCGCATCCTGAGCTACCTGCCCAAGCAGCGCACCACGCTTCTGTTCTCGGCCACCTTCTCGCCCGAAATCAAGCGGCTGGCCAGCAGCTACCTGCAGAACCCCGTCACCATCGAGGTGGCGCGGCCGAACGAAACGGCCTCCACCGTCGAGCAGCACTTCTACAGCGTGAGCGACGACGACAAGCGCCGCGCGCTCAAGCAGATCGTGAAGCAGCGCGGCATCACCCAGGCCTTTGTGTTCGTCAACAGCAAGCTCGGCTGCGCACGCCTCGCGCGCTCGCTCGAGCGCGACGGCCTTCGCACCACGGCGCTGCACGGCGACAAGAGCCAGGACGAACGCCTGAAGGCGCTTGCCTCGTTCAAGGCGGGCGAGGTCGACCTGCTGGTGTGCACCGACGTCGCGGCCCGCGGCCTCGACATCAAGGACGTGCCGGCGGTCTTCAACTTCGACATTCCGTTCAACGCCGAAGATTACGTTCACCGCATCGGCCGCACGGGCCGTGCCGGCGCGTCGGGCCTGGCCGTGAGCTTTGCCAGCGGCGGCAACGATGCGCGCCTGGTGGCCGACATCGAGAAGCTGATCAAGAAGAAGATCGAGCTGGAACCCGTCGAGTTCGAAGAAGACAAGCCGCGCGGCCGCATCAACGACGGACGCCGTCACTGGCGCGAAGAGGGCGAAGCCGGCGACGCACGCGACGTGCTCGATCAGCCGCGCGAGCGCAGCAGCATCGGCGCCGATGCGCGCCGCGGCGGCGGACGCCCGCATCGGGCACCCTCCGCCCCGCGCGATCCGTTCTTCGACAAGCCCTATGAGCCGGGTGAGCGCGAAGCCGCTCCCGACTGGGAAGCCGCCGCCAAGGCTGCGCCCGCGCGTGGCATCTCGAGCAACATCAAGACCAAGCGCAAGGTTGCGGCGCTGTTCAAGAGCGCCGAGACCAACTGA
- a CDS encoding acyl-CoA dehydrogenase family protein: MSALPLRRPPATNEFPTSSAASAAVDGALLARLSAQFAATAADHDRSGAFPRQNFEALQWHGLIGLVAPAAYGGAGASLATARRVIAAVARGEPATALILTMTYLQHHALARSDSRWPLHLRERVLRDAVEHGALINALRVEPALGSPARGGLPATVARREGNGWKIDGHKLYTTGIEGLSWLAVWARTDEAAPRTGIFLVPRHAPGVRVIASWDHLGLRASGSHEVVFESVAIDLDHAVDLRAPADWAPDAGSQTDIDAHATQQAWMTVLLGSLYDAVAQAANGWLTGFLNQRAPGSLGAPLASLPRVQEHVGEIAALLRTNRVLLDDAARAVDEGHAQPATESGLLKYTVTGNAVRAVEIALQLSGNHGLARQNPLERHHRDVLCSRIHTPQNDAILIAAGARALQSSRAAA, from the coding sequence ATGAGTGCACTCCCCTTGCGCCGCCCGCCGGCCACCAATGAATTCCCCACATCAAGCGCCGCTTCGGCCGCGGTCGACGGCGCCCTTCTCGCGCGCCTGTCGGCCCAGTTCGCGGCGACTGCGGCCGACCACGACCGCAGCGGCGCCTTTCCGCGCCAGAACTTCGAGGCACTGCAATGGCACGGCCTCATCGGCCTCGTGGCCCCCGCGGCGTACGGAGGTGCCGGCGCCAGCCTGGCCACTGCGCGGCGCGTGATTGCGGCCGTGGCGCGCGGTGAACCTGCCACTGCGTTGATCCTCACGATGACCTACCTGCAGCACCACGCGCTTGCGCGCAGCGACAGCCGCTGGCCGCTGCATCTGCGCGAACGCGTGCTGCGCGATGCGGTGGAGCACGGCGCGCTCATCAATGCGTTGCGCGTGGAGCCCGCGCTGGGCTCCCCGGCGCGTGGCGGGCTGCCCGCAACCGTCGCACGCCGCGAAGGCAACGGCTGGAAGATCGACGGCCACAAGCTCTACACGACCGGCATCGAAGGGCTCTCCTGGCTCGCCGTATGGGCACGCACCGACGAAGCCGCGCCGCGCACCGGCATCTTCCTGGTGCCGCGCCATGCGCCCGGCGTGCGCGTGATCGCAAGCTGGGACCACCTGGGCCTGCGAGCCTCCGGCAGCCATGAAGTGGTGTTCGAGAGCGTGGCGATCGACCTCGACCACGCAGTCGACCTGCGCGCGCCGGCCGACTGGGCGCCCGATGCCGGCAGCCAGACGGACATCGACGCACACGCCACGCAGCAGGCTTGGATGACCGTGCTGCTCGGCAGCCTGTACGACGCGGTGGCGCAGGCCGCGAATGGCTGGTTGACCGGCTTCCTGAACCAGCGCGCACCCGGCAGCCTGGGCGCGCCGCTTGCGAGCCTGCCGCGCGTGCAGGAGCACGTGGGAGAAATTGCCGCGCTGCTGCGCACCAACCGCGTGCTGCTCGACGATGCGGCCCGCGCCGTCGACGAAGGCCACGCGCAGCCGGCCACGGAGAGCGGACTGCTCAAGTACACCGTGACCGGCAACGCAGTGCGCGCAGTCGAAATCGCGCTGCAGCTGAGCGGCAACCATGGCCTTGCGCGGCAGAACCCGCTGGAGCGGCACCACCGCGACGTGCTGTGCAGCCGCATCCACACCCCGCAGAACGACGCCATCCTGATTGCGGCGGGCGCTCGCGCATTGCAATCTTCGAGAGCCGCCGCATGA
- a CDS encoding LLM class flavin-dependent oxidoreductase has translation MSQNDVEFIGMIQGQKVSEIHAAKGPAIDRDYVRAFAQAHENAGFDRVLVPHHSTSPDATLTVAYAASVTERIHFMLAHRPGFVTPTLAARQFASLDQFSGGRLGVHYISGGSDEEQRRDGDWLDHDQRYARTDEYLEVLHKVWTSEKPFDHEGAHYRFQNAFSEVKPVQTRNGKPHVPVYFGGASEAAIPVAGKYADVYALWGESLDQARELTTRVRAEAAKHGRSVRFSVSFRPILAETEEAAWARADNILAETKRLRVVQGYNRGGPQQSEGAKRLLAAAEKGTRLDKRLWTAVAQEIGGRSNSTALVGTPEQVADALLDYYDLGVTTFLIRGFDPLEDATDYGRELIPRTRELVAQRAASVRKAA, from the coding sequence ATGAGCCAGAACGACGTTGAATTCATCGGCATGATCCAGGGCCAGAAGGTCTCGGAAATCCACGCCGCCAAGGGCCCCGCCATCGACCGCGACTATGTGCGCGCCTTTGCGCAGGCGCACGAGAACGCGGGCTTCGACCGCGTGCTGGTGCCGCACCATTCCACCAGCCCCGATGCAACGTTGACCGTGGCCTACGCGGCCTCGGTCACCGAGCGCATCCACTTCATGCTGGCGCATCGCCCCGGCTTCGTCACGCCCACGCTGGCGGCGCGACAGTTCGCCTCGCTCGACCAGTTCAGCGGCGGCCGGCTCGGCGTGCACTACATCTCGGGTGGCTCCGACGAGGAGCAGCGCCGCGACGGCGACTGGCTCGACCACGACCAGCGCTACGCGCGCACCGATGAATACCTGGAGGTGCTGCACAAGGTGTGGACCAGCGAGAAGCCCTTCGACCACGAGGGCGCGCACTATCGCTTCCAGAACGCATTCTCGGAAGTGAAGCCGGTGCAGACGCGCAACGGCAAGCCGCATGTGCCGGTGTATTTTGGCGGTGCCTCGGAGGCCGCGATTCCCGTGGCCGGCAAGTACGCCGACGTGTATGCGCTGTGGGGCGAATCGCTCGACCAGGCGCGCGAACTCACCACCCGCGTTCGCGCCGAAGCGGCGAAGCACGGGCGCAGCGTGCGCTTCTCGGTGTCTTTCCGGCCCATCCTGGCGGAGACCGAGGAAGCCGCATGGGCGCGTGCGGACAACATCCTGGCCGAGACAAAACGCCTGCGCGTGGTGCAGGGCTACAACCGCGGCGGTCCGCAGCAAAGCGAAGGCGCCAAGCGCCTGCTGGCTGCGGCCGAGAAGGGCACGCGGCTCGACAAGCGGCTGTGGACCGCGGTGGCGCAAGAAATTGGCGGCCGCTCGAACAGCACGGCGCTGGTCGGCACGCCCGAGCAGGTGGCCGATGCGTTGCTCGACTACTACGACCTGGGCGTGACGACGTTCCTGATCCGAGGCTTCGATCCCTTGGAGGATGCGACGGACTACGGCCGCGAGCTGATTCCGCGCACGCGTGAGCTGGTGGCCCAGCGCGCAGCCTCGGTTCGCAAGGCTGCCTGA
- a CDS encoding ABC transporter substrate-binding protein — MTDLLFSKASRRNWLQQGTALALAAAVPMHAFAQQPQTTLVLGDQAGGLRALFEASKALEGVPFAYRWANFQGAAPLFEAQRSAAVDTAVAGDLPVLAAAVGRTPLKIVATRVGKADALGIVVQPDSPLRTVADLRGKTVIVSSARGSISQYQLYGALEEAGVPRSEVTVKFVLPTDAAAAFASKQIDAWAVFDPYYTIALQQGGRILRDGRGINTALGFITASEPSLADPAKRIAIVQFLDRLARAGEWALANPEAYAQAYSQLTRLPIESARIITARASVTGRPVAEADIVALQAVADRSARDGILPVRVDVRAITDAQLWKRPA, encoded by the coding sequence ATGACCGACCTTCTCTTCTCCAAGGCTTCGCGCCGCAATTGGCTCCAGCAGGGCACCGCACTCGCACTGGCGGCTGCCGTCCCCATGCACGCTTTCGCGCAACAGCCGCAGACCACGCTGGTCCTCGGCGACCAGGCCGGAGGCCTGCGCGCCCTCTTCGAGGCATCGAAGGCGTTGGAGGGCGTGCCCTTCGCCTATCGCTGGGCCAACTTCCAGGGCGCGGCGCCGCTGTTCGAAGCGCAGCGCAGTGCGGCGGTCGATACCGCGGTGGCCGGCGACCTGCCGGTGCTGGCTGCCGCAGTCGGCCGCACGCCGCTGAAGATCGTCGCCACGCGTGTGGGCAAGGCCGATGCGCTGGGCATTGTGGTGCAGCCCGATTCACCGCTGCGCACCGTGGCCGACCTGCGCGGCAAGACGGTCATCGTTTCGTCCGCGCGCGGCAGCATCTCGCAGTACCAGCTGTATGGTGCGCTCGAAGAAGCCGGCGTGCCGCGCAGCGAGGTCACCGTGAAGTTCGTGCTGCCCACGGATGCGGCCGCAGCCTTTGCCTCGAAGCAGATCGACGCGTGGGCCGTCTTCGACCCCTACTACACCATCGCGCTGCAGCAGGGCGGGCGCATCTTGCGCGACGGGCGCGGCATCAACACGGCCCTGGGCTTCATCACCGCCAGCGAACCTTCGCTGGCGGACCCCGCCAAACGCATTGCCATCGTGCAGTTCCTGGACCGGCTGGCGCGTGCGGGCGAATGGGCGCTGGCCAACCCCGAGGCCTACGCGCAGGCCTACAGCCAACTCACGCGGCTTCCGATCGAGTCGGCCCGCATCATCACGGCGCGTGCTTCGGTCACGGGCCGGCCCGTGGCCGAAGCCGACATCGTTGCCTTGCAGGCGGTGGCCGACCGCTCGGCGCGCGACGGCATCCTGCCGGTGCGCGTGGACGTGCGCGCCATCACCGATGCGCAACTCTGGAAACGGCCCGCATGA
- a CDS encoding cysteine dioxygenase: MTAPEVAAIAPLRDFVGAFGRLLDSAPDEPRILLEGRALLRTLVARDDWLPDAFAQPDPVHYRQFLLHADSTERFSVVSFVWGPGQATPVHDHTVWGLIGMLRGAEYSQGYAVGSDGQARPKGEAVRLDAGAVEAVSPTVGDLHRVHNAHEDRVSISIHVYGANIGAVRRHTYPAEGGRKPFVSGYSNTLLPNLWDRSAELRSTSA; encoded by the coding sequence ATGACGGCACCCGAAGTTGCCGCCATCGCGCCGCTGCGCGATTTTGTTGGCGCGTTCGGCCGGCTGCTCGACAGCGCGCCCGATGAGCCGCGCATTCTTCTTGAAGGCCGCGCGCTGCTTCGCACGCTGGTCGCGCGAGACGACTGGCTGCCCGACGCGTTCGCGCAGCCCGACCCGGTGCACTACCGGCAGTTCCTGCTGCATGCCGACAGCACCGAGCGCTTTTCGGTCGTGAGCTTTGTGTGGGGGCCGGGCCAGGCGACGCCGGTGCACGACCACACCGTGTGGGGCCTGATCGGCATGCTGCGCGGCGCCGAATACAGCCAGGGCTATGCGGTGGGCAGCGATGGGCAGGCCCGGCCGAAAGGCGAGGCGGTGCGGCTCGACGCCGGTGCCGTGGAGGCGGTGTCGCCCACCGTGGGCGACTTGCACCGCGTGCACAACGCGCATGAAGACCGCGTTTCCATCAGCATCCACGTGTACGGCGCCAACATCGGCGCCGTGCGGCGGCATACTTACCCGGCCGAGGGCGGACGCAAGCCCTTCGTTTCGGGTTACTCCAACACGCTTCTTCCCAACCTGTGGGACCGCTCCGCCGAACTCCGATCGACATCCGCATGA
- a CDS encoding ABC transporter substrate-binding protein — MKTEFPLDRRRLLQAAAAWSAMAAATGASRAAAPARDLSGVTLRVGTYKGLWRPLLTASGQADTPYKIDWRELNNGVLHIEAINGDALDLGSGSEIPPVFAARQKSSVRLVAVTHEDLNNQATLARKDSPIRSIADFKGKRVGYVRATTSHYYLARQLAEAGLSFSDIQAVSLTPSDGLSAFARGDLDAWAIYGYNGQLARTQYGARTIKTGVGYLSGNFPIYANPRALDDALRRAALSDLLQRLQRSFAWINGNFLAYARAQSAETRVPVGDLVELFNGRSGDYSLGPVTDAVVRSHQQVADTFLKIGVLDGPADVKPLWDRSFESVLRPSAA; from the coding sequence ATGAAAACTGAATTCCCACTCGATCGGCGCCGCCTGCTGCAGGCCGCCGCGGCCTGGAGCGCCATGGCTGCTGCAACCGGCGCTTCGCGGGCCGCGGCACCGGCACGCGACCTCTCCGGCGTGACCCTGCGCGTGGGCACCTACAAGGGCCTGTGGCGACCGTTGCTCACGGCCTCGGGCCAGGCCGACACGCCCTACAAGATCGACTGGCGCGAGCTCAACAACGGCGTGCTGCACATAGAGGCTATCAACGGCGACGCACTCGACCTGGGCTCGGGCAGCGAGATTCCGCCGGTGTTCGCGGCGCGCCAGAAGTCGAGCGTGAGGCTCGTGGCCGTGACGCATGAAGACCTGAACAACCAGGCCACGCTGGCGCGCAAGGATTCGCCGATCCGCAGCATTGCCGATTTCAAGGGCAAGCGCGTCGGCTATGTGCGCGCCACCACCTCGCACTACTACCTGGCCAGGCAATTGGCCGAGGCAGGGCTCTCGTTCAGCGACATACAGGCTGTGAGCCTCACGCCGTCGGACGGCCTCTCGGCCTTTGCGCGCGGCGATCTCGATGCATGGGCCATCTACGGCTACAACGGCCAGCTGGCGCGCACGCAGTACGGCGCGCGCACCATCAAGACCGGCGTGGGCTATCTCTCGGGCAACTTTCCAATCTACGCCAACCCGCGCGCGCTGGACGACGCACTGCGCCGCGCGGCATTGAGCGACCTGCTGCAGCGCCTGCAGCGCTCGTTCGCATGGATCAACGGCAACTTCCTGGCCTATGCGCGTGCGCAGTCGGCCGAAACGCGCGTGCCCGTCGGCGATCTGGTCGAACTCTTCAATGGCCGCAGCGGCGACTACAGCCTGGGCCCCGTCACCGATGCGGTCGTGCGCAGCCACCAGCAGGTGGCTGACACCTTCCTGAAGATCGGCGTGCTCGACGGCCCGGCCGACGTGAAGCCCCTGTGGGACCGCAGCTTCGAAAGCGTGCTGCGCCCGTCCGCCGCCTGA